From Virgibacillus natechei, the proteins below share one genomic window:
- a CDS encoding sigma-70 family RNA polymerase sigma factor: MKQPYLNLTFDEVVVQHEAMIYYHLHKLCIIDNQEDFYQEGLCAMWEAYQKYRPDKGLLGTYFNSIIRNRLIDLIRKRTRDKHNNNIFYHEESKLQESGNRCRNGKLPISSLTDSPIKDTYVWEQVKSKLTINQWKWIQFHIVMDMPIKEIAMQEGVTIDAVKSWARQTKKKLMNEPIKEMIMDSL; this comes from the coding sequence TTGAAGCAACCGTATTTAAACTTAACTTTTGATGAGGTAGTTGTCCAACACGAAGCGATGATTTACTACCATCTCCACAAATTATGTATTATCGATAATCAGGAGGATTTTTACCAAGAAGGCCTATGCGCCATGTGGGAAGCTTATCAAAAATATCGGCCTGACAAAGGTTTACTTGGTACATACTTCAATTCAATAATCCGCAATCGTCTGATTGATTTGATTCGAAAAAGAACCCGCGATAAACACAACAACAACATTTTTTACCACGAAGAAAGTAAACTCCAGGAGAGCGGAAATCGCTGTCGCAATGGAAAGCTGCCTATTTCTAGTCTTACAGATAGCCCAATAAAGGATACCTATGTATGGGAACAAGTGAAGTCCAAGCTTACAATAAATCAGTGGAAATGGATTCAATTCCATATTGTGATGGACATGCCAATTAAGGAAATAGCGATGCAGGAAGGTGTTACTATTGATGCCGTGAAGAGCTGGGCTAGACAGACGAAGAAGAAATTGATGAACGAACCAATTAAGGAAATGATAATGGATAGCTTATAA
- a CDS encoding sigma factor, which yields MNKNEQVSFEEIFKQNERRVYYHIHQLRIQDPLQEFYREGLIAMWKTYGTYHPDEGPFATYFNFIIRNRLIKFLRKKQNDL from the coding sequence ATGAATAAGAATGAACAGGTAAGTTTTGAGGAGATTTTCAAGCAGAATGAAAGAAGGGTATATTACCATATCCACCAATTGCGTATTCAAGACCCTCTCCAGGAATTTTACCGGGAAGGCCTTATTGCGATGTGGAAGACTTATGGGACATACCACCCCGATGAAGGCCCCTTTGCCACATATTTCAACTTTATTATTCGTAATCGTTTGATCAAATTTTTGCGAAAAAAGCAGAATGACCTTTGA